From Phycodurus eques isolate BA_2022a chromosome 20, UOR_Pequ_1.1, whole genome shotgun sequence, a single genomic window includes:
- the cct3 gene encoding T-complex protein 1 subunit gamma, with the protein MFGQQVLVLNQNVKRESGRKVQTGNINAAKTIADVIRTCLGPRAMMKMLLDPTGGIVMTNDGNAILREIQVQHPAAKSMIEISRTQDEEVGDGTTSVIILAGEMLSVAEQFLEQQMHPTVVISAYRRALEDMLETLKEISVPVNTADRAAMLLIVRSAINTKALSRWSELACGMALDAVVTVEMDDNGRKEIDIKKYAKVEKVPGGIIEESCVLRGVMVNKDVTHPRMRRLIREPRIVLLDCSLEYKKGESQTDIEISREEDFARILQMEEEHIQQMCEDVIRVKPDLVFTEKGISDLAQHYLMKANITAIRRVRKTDNNRIARACGARIVSRTDELREDDVGAGAGLFEVKKIGDEYFTFITECKDPKACTILLRGASKEILAEVERNLQDAMQVCRNVMLEPSLLPGGGAVEMAVSKRLMERSRALVGVEQWPYRAVAQALEVIPRTLIQNCGASTIRVLTSLRAKHTAQDGASWGVDGETGSLCDMTAAGICEPLAVKAQTYKTAVETAILLLRIDDIVSGHKKKDKDQAAGGPGAE; encoded by the exons ACCAGAACGTGAAGAGAGAATCGGGACGAAAAGTACAGACTGGAAACATCAATGCAGCcaag ACCATCGCAGATGTCATCAGGACGTGTCTGGGCCCGCGCGCCATGATGAAG ATGCTGCTGGACCCCACCGGAGGAATTGTCATGACCAACGACGGAAACGCCATCCTGCGAGAG ATCCAGGTGCAGCATCCCGCAGCTAAATCAATGATCGAGATCAGCCGCACGCAGGATGAAGAGGTGGGAGATGGGACCACGTCGGTTATCATCCTTG CTGGCGAGATGCTATCGGTAGCGGAGCAGTTCCTGGAGCAGCAGATGCACCCCACCGTCGTCATCAGCGCGTACAGGCGAGCCTTGGAGGACATGTTGGAAACGTTGAAGGAGATCAG CGTCCCCGTGAACACGGCGGACCGCGCAGCCATGCTGCTGATTGTGCGCTCGGCCATCAACACCAAAGCGCTCAGCCGCTGGTCGGAGCTGGCGTGTGGCATGGCGCTCGACGCCGTGGTTACCGTGGAGATGGACGACAACGGGCGCAAGGAGATCGACATCAAGAAGTATGCGAAGGTGGAGAAG GTCCCGGGCGGCATCATCGAGGAGTCGTGCGTGCTGCGAGGCGTGATGGTCAACAAGGACGTGACGCACCCGCGCATGCGCCGCCTCATTAGAGAGCCACGCATCGTCCTCCTCGACTGCTCGCTGGAGTACAAGAAAGGCGAGAGCCAG actgACATTGAGATCAGCAGGGAGGAGGACTTTGCCAGGATCCTGCAGATGGAGGAGGAGCACATCCAGCAGATGTGCGAGGACGTCATCCGAGTCAAACCCGACTTAGTCTTCACCGAGAAAGGAATCTCAG ACCTGGCTCAGCATTACCTGATGAAGGCCAACATCACCGCCATTCGCCGCGTCAGAAAGACGGACAACAACCGCATCGCCAG GGCGTGCGGCGCTCGCATCGTCAGCCGTACTGACGAGCTGCGTGAGGACGACGTGGGTGCGGGGGCGGGGCTCTTTGAGGTCAAGAAGATCGGCGACGAGTACTTCACCTTCATCACTGAGTGCAAAGACCCCAAAGCCTGCACCATCCTGCTCAGAGGGGCCAGCAAGGAGATCTTGGCG GAGGTGGAGCGAAACCTTCAGGATGCCATGCAGGTTTGTCGCAACGTGATGCTGGAGCCCTCCCTGCTGCCAGGAGGGGGCGCCGTAGAGATGGCTGTGTCCAAGCGACTGATGGAGCGTTCTCGCGCCCTGGTGGGCGTGGAGCAGTGGCCCTACCGCGCCGTGGCCCAGGCCCTGGAGGTCATCCCGCGCACCCTCATCCAGAACTGCGGCGCCTCCACCATTCGTGTGCTCACCTCACTCAGG GCCAAGCACACGGCACAGGACGGCGCCTCCTGGGGCGTGGACGGCGAGACGGGTTCTCTTTGCGACATGACGGCCGCCGGCATCTGCGAGCCTCTGGCTGTTAAGGCGCAGACGTACAAGACAGCAGTGGAG ACGGCCATCTTGTTGCTCCGCATCGACGACATAGTGTCGGGTCACAAGAAGAAAGACAAGGACCAGGCCGCAGGAGGACCCGGAGCAGAGTAA